AGTTGTGTTTGGTAAATGATGGTAGCCGCGATCGCTCTTTGAAAATGATGCGAGAATTACATCAAAAAGATCCTCGTGTTGTTTACCTCAGTCTCGCCAGAAATTTTGGTCATCAAATCGCCGTCACCGCAGGTTTGAATCATGTCCGGGGACAAGTAGTGGTTATTCTCGATGCCGATTTACAAGACCCGCCAGAATTAATTATGGAAATGGTGGAACTGTGGCAACAAGGATATCATATAGTTTATGCCCAACGAATCAAACGCCGCAAAGAAGGCTGGTTTAAACGCTTCACAGCCTATGCCTTTTATCGGATTCTCAAACGGTTGGCAGATGTAGACATTCCTACAGACACAGGGGATTTTTGCTTATTAGATCGCCAAGTTGTAGACGTACTCAACGCCATGCCAGAACGAAATCGTTACATCCGGGGATTACGTTCTTGGGTTGGTTTTAATCAAACAGCCGTTAGATTTGAGCGTGATCCGCGTTTTGCTGGTGATGTTAAATACACATTCCGTAAATCTTTTGCCTTGGCAATTAATGGAATAGTTTCTTTTTCAAAAATTCCGTTAAGGTTGTCAACTTATTTAGGCTTGTTAGCGGCTATAGTTTCACTGCTGATGTGTTTGCTGGTTCTGTATTGGCGGATTTTTACTCCCCATTCTCCCCTGACGGGAATTACCATTGTTTTAATAGCTATCTTCTTTTTAGGCGCTGTGCAATTAGTCAGTATTGGGATTTTGGGTGAGTATATCGGGCGAATTTATGAAGAAGTTAAACAAAGACCATTGTACACATTATCGGAAGTGAGCGGTTTTGAGCAGCCATATCCAGATGTTCCACAAAAATTAAATATTACTTCTTCCTCATCAAATTAGATTTTTTTGATGATTAATTGTTGACTGGTAATTGTTCAGTAACATTACTCATTACCGACCACCACGATATAAAACGTGCTTAAGCGTACATGATATAAAAATATGAAGCATGAAGTGAGGCACATGGCCTTCTTCATACTTCATATTATTTTTATTAAAGACTGTAACCTAAAAGACAGTCTTTTTTTAGTTAGCGGAACATACTACTTACAGATGTATCTTCATGAATCCGCCAGATGGTTTCTCCTAGTAAGTTAGCAACTGATAACACTACTAGTTGGGGAAAGCGATCGCTTTCTGGTATGGGTATTGTATTGGTGACAATTACTTCCTCAAACACGCCACTGGACAAACGCTCAACGGCTGGAGGAGAGAAAACTGCATGGGTAGCACAAGCATATACTTGACGCGCCCCTTCTTCACGTAACAACTTAGCGCCGGCGGCAATGGTTCCACCAGTATCGATCATGTCATCAACCAAAACTGCGGTTTTGCCTTTGACATCACCAATTACATTTAATACTTCGGCCACGTTGTGCGCCTGACGGCGTTTGTCAATAATTGCTAGTGGGGCATCATTGAGCTTTTTGGCAAATGCTCTTGCTCGCGCTACACCACCAACATCGGGAGAAACAACTACCAGATCATGCAGTTGTTTGCTTGCTATATAGTCTATAATGACTGGTGAACCGTAAACATGATCAAAGGGAATATCGAAATACCCCTGAATTTGAGCAGCGTGTAAATCCATTGCCAAGACACGGTTAGCACCAGCTTGAGTAATAAGGTTAGCAACCAACTTGGCAGTAATTGATTCTCTCCCTGCGGTTTTGCGGTCAGCACGAGCATAACCATAATAAGGAATTACTGCTGTTACCTGCCGTGCAGAAGCACGCCTACAGGCATCAACCATAATTAGTAATTCCATTAAGTGATCGTTAACTGGTTGACAACATGG
Above is a genomic segment from Nostoc sp. MS1 containing:
- a CDS encoding glycosyltransferase family 2 protein codes for the protein MPPKYSFIVPIYNEEETIEEMYRRISQVMNQMDGSVELCLVNDGSRDRSLKMMRELHQKDPRVVYLSLARNFGHQIAVTAGLNHVRGQVVVILDADLQDPPELIMEMVELWQQGYHIVYAQRIKRRKEGWFKRFTAYAFYRILKRLADVDIPTDTGDFCLLDRQVVDVLNAMPERNRYIRGLRSWVGFNQTAVRFERDPRFAGDVKYTFRKSFALAINGIVSFSKIPLRLSTYLGLLAAIVSLLMCLLVLYWRIFTPHSPLTGITIVLIAIFFLGAVQLVSIGILGEYIGRIYEEVKQRPLYTLSEVSGFEQPYPDVPQKLNITSSSSN
- a CDS encoding ribose-phosphate pyrophosphokinase encodes the protein MNAHRGSAVLSSATFKLQPTATGLTENHRLRLFSGSSNIPLSQEVARYLGMDLGPMIRKRFADGELYVQIQESIRGCDVYLIQPCCQPVNDHLMELLIMVDACRRASARQVTAVIPYYGYARADRKTAGRESITAKLVANLITQAGANRVLAMDLHAAQIQGYFDIPFDHVYGSPVIIDYIASKQLHDLVVVSPDVGGVARARAFAKKLNDAPLAIIDKRRQAHNVAEVLNVIGDVKGKTAVLVDDMIDTGGTIAAGAKLLREEGARQVYACATHAVFSPPAVERLSSGVFEEVIVTNTIPIPESDRFPQLVVLSVANLLGETIWRIHEDTSVSSMFR